One stretch of Lucilia cuprina isolate Lc7/37 chromosome 6, ASM2204524v1, whole genome shotgun sequence DNA includes these proteins:
- the LOC124420994 gene encoding uncharacterized protein LOC124420994 isoform X2 — MSWFWTRYTAGVIIASINIVGFVKYFISIYNSYVHYDNILDRDRGEYLKSEAIRSMLLCAVAVLISILFIVGIFKRYQYMIIPWLLLCVYIIFETILIAGSGLFEAVAIDLPILTILVIFVIVVLVLEIAIFWFSYSFFKEIHEENKGNSQLQSEDTMAERNFI; from the exons ATGAGTTGGTTCTGGACTCGTTATACGGCTGGAGTCATTATTGCATCTATTAATATTGTGGGCTTTGTAAAATACTTCATTTCAATATATAATTCTTATGTACACTACGACAATATTTTAGATCGAGATCGTggagaatatttaaaatcagaag CTATCAGATCAATGTTATTATGTGCTGTTGCAGTTTTAATATCTATTCTTTTTATAGTGGGTATTTTTAAG AGATATCAGTACATGATAATTCCTTGGCTGTTGCTTTGTGTCTATATTATATTTGAAACTATTCTAATTGCGGGCTCAGGATTGTTTGAAGCTGTAGCAATTGATTTGCCCATTTTGACgattttggtaatttttgtgATTGTTGTATTGGTACTTG AAATTGCTATTTTCTGGTTTAGCTACTCATTCTTCAAGGAGATACATGAGGAAAATAAAGGAAATTCTCAGCTTCAATCCGAAGATACGATGGCAGAAAGAAATTTTATCTGA
- the LOC124420994 gene encoding uncharacterized protein LOC124420994 isoform X3, translated as MSWFWTRYTAGVIIASINIVGFVKYFISIYNSYVHYDNILDRDRGEYLKSEAIRSMLLCAVAVLISILFIVGIFKRYQYMIIPWLLLCVYIIFETILIAGSGLFEAVAIDLPILTILL; from the exons ATGAGTTGGTTCTGGACTCGTTATACGGCTGGAGTCATTATTGCATCTATTAATATTGTGGGCTTTGTAAAATACTTCATTTCAATATATAATTCTTATGTACACTACGACAATATTTTAGATCGAGATCGTggagaatatttaaaatcagaag CTATCAGATCAATGTTATTATGTGCTGTTGCAGTTTTAATATCTATTCTTTTTATAGTGGGTATTTTTAAG AGATATCAGTACATGATAATTCCTTGGCTGTTGCTTTGTGTCTATATTATATTTGAAACTATTCTAATTGCGGGCTCAGGATTGTTTGAAGCTGTAGCAATTGATTTGCCCATTTTGACgattttg TTATAG
- the LOC124420994 gene encoding uncharacterized protein LOC124420994 isoform X1 produces the protein MSWFWTRYTAGVIIASINIVGFVKYFISIYNSYVHYDNILDRDRGEYLKSEAIRSMLLCAVAVLISILFIVGIFKRYQYMIIPWLLLCVYIIFETILIAGSGLFEAVAIDLPILTILVIFVIVVLVLVIEIAIFWFSYSFFKEIHEENKGNSQLQSEDTMAERNFI, from the exons ATGAGTTGGTTCTGGACTCGTTATACGGCTGGAGTCATTATTGCATCTATTAATATTGTGGGCTTTGTAAAATACTTCATTTCAATATATAATTCTTATGTACACTACGACAATATTTTAGATCGAGATCGTggagaatatttaaaatcagaag CTATCAGATCAATGTTATTATGTGCTGTTGCAGTTTTAATATCTATTCTTTTTATAGTGGGTATTTTTAAG AGATATCAGTACATGATAATTCCTTGGCTGTTGCTTTGTGTCTATATTATATTTGAAACTATTCTAATTGCGGGCTCAGGATTGTTTGAAGCTGTAGCAATTGATTTGCCCATTTTGACgattttggtaatttttgtgATTGTTGTATTGGTACTTG TTATAGAAATTGCTATTTTCTGGTTTAGCTACTCATTCTTCAAGGAGATACATGAGGAAAATAAAGGAAATTCTCAGCTTCAATCCGAAGATACGATGGCAGAAAGAAATTTTATCTGA
- the LOC124420771 gene encoding uncharacterized protein LOC124420771: MNHLCGIRLSTVGVVVGWFNLIGAFFSTILIIVAFTQLDDVVKMIEEQMNDPANKEGIRTMVIIALSVYLTVCLANVFASAMLIVGTVKVSNIGGGNVVGKLNL; encoded by the exons ATGAATCATCTTTGTGGCATACGTTTGTCCACAGTTGGTGTGGTAGTGGGATGGTTCAATTTAATTGGAGCCTTCTTTTCCACTATCCTAATAATTGTGGCCTTCACCCAACTCGATGATGTCGTTAAAATGATAGAAGAACAGATGAATGATCCCGCTAATAAAGAGGGAATTCGTACAA TGGTTATCATTGCATTAAGTGTTTATCTAACCGTATGTTTGGCAAATGTATTTGCTTCGGCTATGCTGATTGTGGGTACTGTAAAAGTAAGTAATATTGGGGGAGGAAATGTGGTGGGAAAACTCAATCTGTAG